The following DNA comes from Salvia splendens isolate huo1 chromosome 17, SspV2, whole genome shotgun sequence.
agtgttggattccgtcgacatctccagcaaaggtttaagtttcgaaagttttagttcagtttaaaaggtccaaatcccttcaaaggcaagttatctcgtcttgcgattgttggtttctggtgattacaagagataacaaaaccgggcgtaatacaacccaaaagaaagaaaaggtgaaactgaactaaatgaaattacaacgtaagaattcgaaacaaagaaccgtgaactaagtttagccgagtcgaggaggcctcttcccgcaagacgagatacgtcccggtagtgctcttcggtttggcgtgttagagcagagcttcgacagaaagacaatgcagagagagggagagagcttatgcagagaatgcttgtatgtgttgtgtcctaattcgtaaccgacgtcggtcacccgtgactgtgcctcgcttgacgacgtgtcaagccacttggattgctgactcggcggtggtccaaaaagaatagtttgggccaagccccaagcccaaagaccacccaaagaccaattgccaagatcgagatcgagatcgagatcgagatcgggcccgCGGCCAGCGCCCACgcccacgagcacgggctcgggcggggcgggcggcggcggcggctcgcgcgtgtgcgcgcgtgtgggctttttcacccatcttgatccactataattattaagtaacataaagtcacttaatttaaacacattaaagatgtattaatcttctaatgtgggataattaacactagttaattattccctaagcacatgctccaagctttaattaaaagctaattatgcccaactttaatccactatttctcactcaccggaaatcggatttgagaaagtgaatatactacatttatctacgtaaaatgtagatcgacgctatatcatttaatttcacaaaattaaatgtctcgtcacatttattctttggtcaaaaccattgaccggacatatttaatccatgatttttacaagaACAACCTACTCATAATTTTTCAGTCCTAATTTCAATTGGAGAAAATTGGCTAGCATTCTTCATTTGAATTTGTCTACAAATTTTAATTCAGTCATATAGCTCTCGTTCTATTGCACGGACATGGTCATGCATACAGTTTTTAGCTTTagattagtagtagtactaaattttaaatatgGAGTAATTTGTAATTGAACTGCTGGTATTACTTCCTATCCTCGGTCTAAAAAAAGTGCATTGTGGATTTTAATTAAGCAAACTAAGTCATTCTTCTACATTATTGACTTGATAGCAGTCATTCAATTAACCCGATGTTGCCTACTGCCAAAGTAGGTTGCAAGGCAaatattaagagcatccactacgagTCCCGCGCACGGCTcgcgttccgtcccggagggacggttccgccgcgggacgcaTTGCAACGTTCGTCCAGTCCCGTAGCCCGTCCCGCAGCCCGTGgccgcgagacaagggacgcgccgtcccgtcacgcgcccgggcgacgtgtcgcgcccccgatgcatgcgtgacgcccactcgctggcccgcgagtgggcgtcgtcacggatgacgcaataattcgtttttttaattcgaattttaataaaaaaatttattttttaaacggtaatgttaccgttaattttttattttcttttttttatattttttatttatttactctataaataatcttatttcatactcatttcacacaaacacacatctattcctctcaaatcctctctataaccactccaatttcatcttaaatcaactcaaacaaatagatcattttgagcaaatgcgtcaactaatggaacaatcacttgaagaagatcgacgccgagaggcggaggaagccgaagttttggatggtaaagcaccggccatcaacttcgtcgccaacaaccggctttataaaatggggtactatctcgccgacggcatctacccgaagtggccgaccttcgtgaagacgtgcaacagGCCTATTAACCCAAAGCaagctctttttgcgcagaagcaggaggctgctcgcaaggatgtggagagggcgttcagggtactccaagcgcgcttcaacatcatcaaagccccggctcgttcgtggttcatggagagcatggtcgacatcatgtatacgtgcataatcttgcacaacatgtttgtccaagacgaaggacccgaggcggaaaattggttcgaccccgaatcccccggaagctcaaccgcaagtagtccgccgcgaagtggagcgcatccatcaatacaagaacggttgtctattcgggcaaggacacgcgactctagcgcccacgcccaactccaagaggatctaattgagcacatttgggaaaactttggcggagaaaattaaattatgtcatttttatttttttaggattttaattatgtccattttctatttttttgaattttaatgttgttttaattttaataaagtgtgtttgttttagttgaattgggttggaaaaaaaataaaaatgaaatttaatgaatagtaatttaagggacggaataatgGACGGttagggacggagcgttgcaggttccgtcccttagttaagggatggaggaataaagtacagtgaggccctcaaatagtagtttaagggacggtggggggacagcgtagtggatgctctaagtcatCTTCAACCATTTATACTAAATTTAATCTCATTTTTTGTATACTATGTCACATCCTAGCTTTTACTTCAACCATTTACATAAAACATAAATCCAAAAGAATATTTCATATACtcctactttttatattttttccatCTTATCCATACATTTATTTAAATCAGTACACATTAACTCCACAATGGTTtatcaataatttataatttaaatcatttaaTACAATTTgcttattaaattaaatatactacatattcaataaaaaatacactaacatgaaaattataataaatcaaACATATTCCAAAACattcaaacataaattaaaatatatttaaacacATCGACAACACAAAAAATATGGGttataatatcacaaattatacaagaaaaaataattaatacttaataaattattgtaaaataaattttaattgattagaaaataaaagttactaatattttaaaattgattaaaatcaaaatgtcctcaattacaaatttaaagatGCCCGACTGTGGTAGGATTATTAGACCAACTtagatatatttaaattaagttGCCCAATTAAAATGAACTAGCCCAATTATTAACTAGATATATCATGTTTCTTCCTACAATTCTTATGGACTTGGATTTAAATTTACTAGTACCAAACATAAATATAGATTCAATCAGCCTAAGATGCCCAATCGACAAATGGAGTGATCTACTTTCTTTTAGTGATACTGATGTTCCCAAAAATAGATAAAACACCAGATCTTTCATAAAGTGAAGATAACAAAATTCATAAACTTCATGAACACCCACACACGCATATTCAAAATATAGGTCATTCGTGTCAAGAACATGCGGCAGAAAGGATCAAAGCATGTGACAGGACATCAATTCCCACTTACTCAACCCCTACTAAGTAATCCTCAAGAGGAAAGGGTAACACAATTCAAGGGATGTAGTTAATAGTTTTGGTTGAAGATCACAAGCTCAAGCCACACATTTGTTTACAGTCACTTCACATGGTCATGTAGTGTAACACACTGAATTAATAAACCCAAAGGAAGCTATCACATGGCACAATATGCAGTAGCCTAAGAGGAAGGAAGCATGAAGCTGCATAACCTAAACTAGTTAAAATTCATACCACAAAAGGTTAGACTCAAAGCTTGAATGGAAgaggtggaatggaatgaagatATAAATGAAATGACAATTCCTATGCATTTCTATTCCATTCTCTCCTCCACATTCAAGCAAAGTATAGGAATGGAAGTAGTGTTCACCATTCCAGCATACCGACGAGAAGGGCTTAGAGTTGTATAAACTGAAGCTAATAGTCGCACTTCCAAGTTCCAAATATCAAGATTAAAATCATCCATAAACAAAAATCTCAACACCAACAACACACATCATAAACAACTAAGCAGAGCTCAGGAAAGTAATAGCAAAATCAAAGAAACCAAGAAACCGAACCACCATATTATACACTTGCCAACCAAGTGGGGAAAATTTCGGTTCACAAATCAGTGGATCGCATGACAACAATTGTAGCAAAAACCATTCCATAACAATATAGGAGCATCATTCTATAGGTATAACACCCGCCAAACATAGAGCAAAAACCATAATAACAGCGTAATTAAACCATCCGCAAAGCAAAAATAGCATCAACTGAACCAAAAAAAGGGAGAATAATAGAAGCCGACTTATTCACGAGGCGCTTTTGCATTCCCTTGCGAAGTGTCCAGACTCACCGCAGCTGAAACAGTTGcctccgccaccgccgccgccgccgcctccgctaAACCTACCAaaaccaccgccgccgccacctccACGGCTGTAACCACCACCACCGCGTCCACCCCCGCTGCCTCCACGCACACAATCCCTCGCCATATGACCTGGTTCCCCGCAGTTGAAACAatcaccaccacctccgccgcgtccaccaccgccgctgccacgcACACAATCCCTCGACATATGACCTGGCTCCCCGCAGGTGAAACAAGCACCACcgccacctccaccaccgccgcgATTTCCACTAGGACATTCCCTCGCCATATGCCCAATTCCTCCACAGCTGTAGCATCCTCCACCACTTCCACCGCCTAcacctccgcctccgcctccgcctccattAGAGCAATCCCTAGCCATATGCCCAACCTCGCCACAGTTAAAGCACTCACCgcctcctccacctcctccgccgCTCCGATAACCGTATCCATTACCGTCGTTCCTCCGATCTCCGTATCCGAACCCTCCCCCGCGGCTGTTGCTGTTATTCCCCCTCCGAGAAGTGGTGTCGACGGGGCCTCCTCCTGGAGCAGTGACATCAGCAGCTTTGGTCTTATCGCCATCTAGAATGATGGTGAACTCGACCTCCTGGCCCTCGCGGAGGGAGCGGTAGCCGTCAGATTTGATGGCGGTTTGGTGGACGAACAGATCTTCGCCTCCTTCCTCGGGCTGGATGAATCCGTAGCCCTTCTGATCGTTGAATTTGGTGACGACGCCTTTGGATCGCATAGCCTTCTCCTCCGCCATTGAAGATCGCCGACGAAAGAAACCCTAGAAACCCCGATTTATACGATTGTGTATACGTATAGGCGAGAGAGAGTTTTTTGATTGTGCGTGCTTACacagagtgtgtgtgtgtggtatTTATAAACGGCTTGAGCTAAAAGAAGCCCTAATTAAATTGCTGCGTTTCGGCCGTTTGGGCTTTACATTTCTCAATTTTATTCTTCTCTCTTAATTCTACAAATTTcttctttattcattttacaATTAATTCTAATAGATTATGATATGGAAGGCAGAAATAGTTATACTAATATTCCAATTTTAAGGGGCAAGTATCCCATTTTCTCTTATATCTGTCATTTAAATTCACAttttaaaatgtaaattttaataaattattttactttataaaagaatgtgaataaaaaaattaatgaaatgtacGTCTcgcttttatatattgatttaatGATGGAATATGGATATAAGTATTTATTATAGTGTGTGGTACAATTatttaaagtagaaaaaaataaataaatgaaaatttaactTGCAACGtatcaaaatagtaaaatataacATTAATTTTATCGACGAGGATATTCGTATTTTATTGAAGTTGTCTCAGTTATATGAGAGTTGGACAAGGCTACACAACATTTTCCGGTCCCTAAGAGTGTCCAAAGTGAGACCGCTACGAAGGTCTATTGCAGGGACGGGAGGCGCTGCGGCGGTGGAGGAAGAGCCGCGTAGGCGGTGTGGACTGAGGGTGGCGGCGGCCTATTGTGAGCCGCCGAGACCGTCGCGGTTGTCAAAAacgtgtttttttattttcttaaattattttgtggtGACTAGGCAGACAAATTTTTGTGACTGTGCTGACTAGGCGGATAAGTTTTTTGTGATCATGGTCTGGTTGTTCCAACTATTATGGACACTCTAATGAATTTTAACATCACGGATTGTCCCTGTGTACATGAGATAGTCACATTTCATGGACTTTTGCATTGTTTTCATAGATTATACTACTCTTTAAGCATTTTTTTGTCATGAGGAAATCGTCCATAATTTTAAATAGTAGCATATgatattgtttatttttttactttgatTTCAGTcagtttttttatcttttttctactttattttcttttcttttctcttatgTTCTTTATTCACAAATTATATACattcaaaatacaaaattaattattaaaaatgtaaaatcaCAAATTATTAAGCAAATTACATCAATGATTAAGCGCATTGATAACTAATGCCATTCACCCTAATCAAATTAGcataattaagaaaatgaacTATAAATAGGTGAAATgacaactaattaaaatatatccttttatttttaatatacaggttttaatttaaattcaacTTTTATACATTTACATttcttataatattattttctatataaaaacaataataacATAATCATTGATTTCAATTTAGCCAAAGTTCTAATTTATGCAATCAAAATATTCGTACTAAATTGCTAAACACTCTTTATTTCTATTAGAGACATAGTAAGATTAATTTCCATAAATTAAATAACACTATTGATTGTCATTGA
Coding sequences within:
- the LOC121773205 gene encoding glycine-rich protein 2-like produces the protein MAEEKAMRSKGVVTKFNDQKGYGFIQPEEGGEDLFVHQTAIKSDGYRSLREGQEVEFTIILDGDKTKAADVTAPGGGPVDTTSRRGNNSNSRGGGFGYGDRRNDGNGYGYRSGGGGGGGGECFNCGEVGHMARDCSNGGGGGGGGVGGGSGGGCYSCGGIGHMARECPSGNRGGGGGGGGACFTCGEPGHMSRDCVRGSGGGGRGGGGGDCFNCGEPGHMARDCVRGGSGGGRGGGGYSRGGGGGGGFGRFSGGGGGGGGGGNCFSCGESGHFARECKSAS